The region AGCTCCATGATCCTTCCTCTTGAATCAGAAGACTGGTACAACGGCATATTGACCCACACCCCGACCGGAATCATCAGTACCCATTATACGTCGGCTCTTATTCTCATGGAGCATATGGCAAAGCTTAAGATTCAGGTTCCATCGGATCTCTCCCTTATAAGCTTAAGAGATGATGGGCGTGAGACCATTGCTTTCCCAGGCATTTCCAGCATCCGTATCCCTTATTACGAATTCGGGACATTTGTCTGCAAACGTCTTATTGAAACATGCGAGAAACGGGAAGAGGAATCTTCTGCCTTTCAGGTGGATTTTCCACTGGAAAATACACAGAGCCTTGGCCTCCCCTTTACCTCCAACGGAAAAAAAATCGTGGTGGTTGGAAGCGTTAACATCGATGTAACCTTAAACGTAGACGAACTTCCCCAGCCGGGACGGACCGTCTGTACCAGCAGGCATTCCGTTATTCCGGGGGGAAAAGGAGCCAATCAGGCCGTTGGCGCTGCAAAGCTGGGAAATGAGGTTTCTCTCATCGGGAAGGTTGGAAGCGATTATGATTCCAACTTAATATATACTTGCATGGAAGAAAACAGGGTAGATGTTATGGGTTTAAAAAGAGATGCCCATGCAGAAACTGGAAAAGCCTATATCCATGTCCAGGATGACGGGGAAAGCATGATCACAATCCTCACCGGAGCCAACCAGAAACTGAGACCTGAGGACATTGTCTTTCATGAAAGGGCCTTCGAGCATTCCGGTTACTGTCTGCTTCAAACCGAAGTTCCTGAAGATGCCATAGAAACGGCTGCCGGACTGGCAAAAAAATATGGAGCAAAAAATATTTTAAAGCCTGCTGCCATGAAGTCTATCCGCCCTTCCCTTATGAAGCTGATTGATATCTTCGTACCGAATCGGAAAGAAGCAGAACTTTTGTGCCCTACGATTCCAGATGTGGAAGGAAAAGCTGCTGAATTCATAAAACAGGGGGCAAAGACGGTGATCATCACCCTGGGGCATTCCGGCTGTTATATTAAGGATCCCTCCTTTAAGGGATATCTGCCTGCATCCCCTTTTCCTCCTGTGGATACCACTGGAGCTGCAGATGCTTTCATTGCGGCCCTGGCTGCCTATTTATCATCAGGTTATTCCATGGAAGCATCTGCCAGAATCGCCGCTTACGCCGCAGGCTTCTGTGTATCCAGGCAAGGGGTCATCCCTTCGCTCATTGACAGGAATTCCCTTGAAACTTATATTAACAGGATTGAGCCGGAATTGATGAAGCAGTAATATCAGCTATTGTTTCTCTGTCATTCATCGAAAAAAAGCCGGAGCCTTCAGAAATTCTTCCGAAAACCCCGGCTAACACATTCAGGCGGATGCTTAAGCACAGGCTCCGGCTTTAAGCCGTATATCTGCCATGCAGTCATATTGTCCGTCCGCCCTGTTACGAAAAGGGCTATGAAGCTTACTTTTCATTTTGGCAGTTTAAAAATTAAGGCCTTTTAACTTAAATTGGCTGATATAATCTTTCAATAATTGTGCCTGACTATTAAGTTCTTCGCTTGCTGCAGCACTTTCTTCCGCACTTGCACTGTTTGTTTGAACAACCGTCGAGATTTCATCAATACCTGCAGTCACTTGTAATACAGCTAATGCCTGCTCATTGGAAGCTTGTGCTATTTCATTGATAAGACCAATCATCTTATCGAAACTTTCTACAACATTTCCCATTGATTGTGCCGTGCTGTCAGCTATATTGGCGCCGTTTTCCACGGCGTGTATTGTTTCTTCAATAAGTGTTGTAGTATTTTTTGCTGCTTCATCTGATTTTTGTGCCAGGTTTCTGACTTCACTGGCTACAACGGCAAAACCCTTTCCTGCTTCACCGGCACGCGCAGCTTCAACAGCGGCATTAAGTGCCAGGATATTTGTTTGGAATGCAATATCTTGGATTGTCTTGATAATTTTACTGATTTCAGCAGATTTTGCATTAATTTCATTCATTGCAGCGATCATTTCCTGCATCTTGCCATTGCTATTTTTAACTTCCTCACCTGCAGATATGGCTTCGGTGTTTGCAAGTTGTGCGTTTCCAGCATTACGCTTGATTTGCTGTGAAATTTCACTGATTGTTGCAGAAAGCTCTTCCGTGCTGCTCGCTTGTTCCGTTGTTCCTTCTGCAAGTAATTGTGCCCCTAAGGATACCTGATTCGAACCATTAGAAACCTGGTCTGCTGCGGAATTACACTCTAACAGTGTATTATTTAACTTATCGGTTGCCTGCAGCAGTGCCTCCTTAATTTTCGTGAAGTCTCCATCATATGCTTGGGTGAAACTTAAATTTAAGTTTCCATTGCCGATCTGAGCCAATAATTGGGATATTTCATTGATATATGCAATATAAGTCTTTAGCCTTGTAGTCAAAACTTCCATTGACCGCGCCAAGCTTCCAATTTCGTTCTTTGATTTAATGTTAATTTCAGTATCAAGGTTTCCTTGTGAGAGATCATCAACAATAACTGTAAGCTTCTTTAATGGAATAATAATGTCTCTTATGCTTAAGCTCATAAGTAAAACTACTGCTATGAGTATACAAATTCCAATCAAAACTACTGATGTTATAACATTTTTAGAGCTTTCCCTTAATTCCTTTTCCGAAATAAAAGATGCCAATATCCAATCTGTGCCTTCAACTTTTCTCGTCAAGCCTACATATTCCTGATTATCAATCTTGATTTTCAAATCCTTATCAGTTAGGATTTTATCAATTCCATTAATACCTGTTTCATCAAGTTTTTTAAAGTTATTAGTTGCATTATTACCATCTGCCATAATAATTCCGGAATTATGTACAATCATAGAAAATCCTGTTTTACCCAATTTCATTTTACTTAACATTTCACTAATAACGGATTGTGAAACGTCTATTCCTATTGTACCAATCACTTTTCCCTGACTATTGGTTAATGTTTTCGCATTACTGGTAATTAAAGAATTCGTTGCAGTATCAATATATGGAGAAGTTCTTATTATTTTGCCATTTGCTTTTATTGCATCCTGATACCATTCTCTTGTGGTAGGATCATATTCTTTATTAATACTGCTTTCCGGCCATACAACATATCCTCCGCCTTCCGTAGCGGCATAAACATAGATTGTTTCCGGATGATTTTTCGCATAATGATTAAATACTTCAAAAATTTCCTGTTCAATGCCTCCGTTCTTAGAAGGTGTCATATCAGTTTTTGTTTTAGACTTCTTGTAACTGGTTATTGTATCATCTGCTTTAATAATTGTCGGATCTGTTGCAATCATATTAATATTCTCATCCAGCTTATTATAAAAATCATTAATATAGTTTTCAACAATGCTTAATTGATTATTTGCATTTTCTTTAAAGTCTGCGAATGCTTTATCGCTGATTTTTACCGCCAGCATCAACAGGATAATCGCCAAACCAATGCAAACTAAACCATCGGATCTTAGAATGAGTTTAAACTGAATACTGTTTATAAAAGGTACCTTGTTCTTAATTGATTTTTGTTTTTCATTTGTCATATTTGTCCCTCCATTATTTAAAAGTAATTTCCCTTTTAAATCTGCTTCCTTATTTCTCTTCGTTGAAAGCCACTTTATGTTTCTTCCTTGGGTTATCTTTTCTTTCAAAAACGAATATCAGGACCAATATAACGATTCTGCCGGTGTGAATAAGGATTATGATTAAAAAAGCAAATTCTCTTAGTAAAAATATATCATTTCACTTTTTTTCATAACACCTTTCGTGCTATTTATATATATTACGACAAATCCGGCAAAAATGTTAAGAATGATGTTTCAATATTTCTTCCAGCTTCTTTACCATTTCATCCACATGCTCTTTTTCAATGACCAGCGGAGGAACAAAGCGGATAACATTAGCCCCGGCACTGATGAGCACCAGCTTTTGCTCGATCAGTGCCTGGTTCACAATGGAGGCCACCGGCACAGAAAACTCCAGGCCCTGGATCAGCCCTGTGCCTCTCCGGCCGGTTATGACAGGATACCGGTCCGCCAGGAAATTAAGTTTTTTTGTAAGATACTCTCCCATCTCTTTTACATGGTCTACGATCTTCCGCTTTTCAAACAGTTCCAACACCTTACATGCAGCAGCCGTTACAAAAGGATTTCCGCCGTAGGTGGTCCCATGATCACCTGGGGACATGGCTGCCCCGGCCTTTCCTGCTGCCAGGAACGCTCCCACAGGAACGCCGTTTCCCAAAGCCTTTGCCACGGTCATCACATCCGGCTTTACGCCGTATTTCTGCCAGGCAAACATCTCACCGGTCCGTCCCATTCCGCACTGGATCTCATCCAGGATCAGCAGCATGTCATGGTCATCACAAAGCGCTCTTACGCCCTTTAAAAATTCCTCGCCGGCCGGGTAGATGCCCCCTTCCCCCTGGACCGTTTCCATGATTATGGCGCAGGTCTTATCATTCACCAGTTCCTTCACACTGTCCAGATCATTAAAATCAGCAAATTTGATTCCCGGAAGCAAAGGCTTAAACGGTTCCTGGTAATGGTCATTGCCTGTTACGGAAAGAGCGCCAAAGCTTCTGCCGTGGAACGAGTGTTTCATGGCGATTATTTCGTGGTCATGGCTGCTATCCTTATTGTACGCATATCTTCTTGCTATCTTTAAAGCACCTTCCACCGCTTCGGTCCCGCTGTTGGTAAAAAACACCTTATCCATGCCGGAGGCCTTTAAGATCAGCTCTCCCGCCTCCACAGCCGGGACATTATAAAATAAATTGGAGGTATGAAGAAGCTTATCCACCTGTGCCTTTAATGCTTCATTAAATTCCGGGTCATTATAACCCAGACCCATTACTGCAATCCCGGCTCCAAAATCCAGATACTCCACTCCATCCGTGTCATAAAGGCGGACACCGTCCCCATGGTCAAAAACAACAGGAAAACGGTTATAGGTCTTATAAAGCTCTGACTCCGCTTTCTCAATGTATTCCTGCTTACTTCGCATGATAAAACCGCTCCTCTCCTGCACTTATAATAGCTGTACCGATTCCCCTGTTCGTGAATATTTCCAAAAGCAGGCAGTGAGGTATCCGTCCATCCATGATATGTACCCTGGATACTCCCTGTTTCATGGCATCAATACAGTTCTGAAGCTTGGGGAGCATTCCTCCTCCCAGCATCCCGCTTTCCATAAATTCCTGGGCCTCTTCCATGGACATTTCCGAAATAAGGGATTCCTTATCCTGAAAATCCTTATAAACGCCCTCGACATCTGTCAAAAAAGCCAGCTTCTCTGCCTCCATGGCCGTGGCAATGGCGCAGGCCGCGTCATCGGCGTTGATATTGTAGGTCTCATAATTCCCGTCAAAGCCCACAGGACAGATAATGGGAAGAAAGTCTTTTTCCAGTAAATCATATATGATTTGGGGATCCACCTCTGTAATATCTCCCACGAATCCAATGTCTTCTCCGTTTGAATATCGCTTCCGGCATTTCAGCATCATGCCATCCTTTCCGCTGATTCCCACGGCTTTTACCCCCAGCTCATTGACCATCTGCACCAGGCTTTTGTTGACCCGGTTAAGCACCATCTCTGCAATCTCCATGGTAGGTTCATCAGTTACCCGCAGGCCATTGACAAAATGCGGCTCCATACCCGACTTTTCCACCCACCTGCTGATCTCCTTTCCTCCGCCATGGACAATGATCGGCTTAAAGCCGACCAGCTTTAAAAGCACCACATCCTGAATGACCTGCTTTTTCAGTTCCTCATCCACCATGGCGCTTCCGCCGTATTTTACCACAATGGTTTTGCGGTTGAAACGCTGTATGTAAGGAAGGGCCTCAATCAGCACCTCCGCTTTTTCCATTATGCTGTGATCCAGTTCCATATAGTTCTCCTTTCCTCTTTCCTGCTGTTATCCGGCTTAAAGGGATGCCTGTAAGGCCCCATATAATCTTTGATCCATCAACAATCGCTAGGATCGGTAATCCGCATTGATCTTCACATAATCAAAGGTCAGGTCACAGCCCCAGGCCGTTGCAGCCGCCTCTCCCATCTTAATATCCGCAGTTGCCGTCACTTCCGGCTCTGATAAAATCTTTGTGGCTTCCTCTTCGCTGTAGGGAAGGGCGACACCGTTTTCAATGATTTTCAGCTTCCCTGCTGCACTTTCAAAATACAGATCCACCTTTTCCGGATCAAACATAGCCCCGGAATATCCCATGGCACAAAGGATCCTTCCCCAGTTGGCATCATGGCCGAAAATGGCAGCTTTGGTCAGACTGGAAGTGATGACGGATTTGGAAAGAGTAACCGCCTGCTCCTTTGTTTCTGCCCCGACGATCTTCACCTCAAACAGCGCGGTACAGCCTTCCCCATCACCTGCCATTTTCTTTGCCAGGGTTTCATTAATAAAATTAAGCGCCTTGCAGAATGCCTTATAATCCTCATTTTTCGTCCGGATTTCTTCATTCCCTGCCATACCGTTTGCAAGAAGAAGTACCGTGTCATTGGTGGAAGTGTCCCCATCTACGGAAATCATGTTGTAAGTATCCTTGATGTCCTCTCTTAAGGCTTCCTGCAAAAGCTCTTTGGAAATAGCCGCATCCGTAGTGACAAAGCTTAACATGGTGCACATGTCGGGATGGATCATACCGGACCCCTTGCACATGCCGCCTATGGTAACGGTCTTTCCTCCGGCTTCAAATTGAACCGCAACTTCCTTTTTTACGGTATCCGTAGTCATAATGGCCATGGCTGCAGCCGTTCCGCTTTCCTGGCTGCCCTTAAGAGCCGGTGCCATCGCTTTCACTCCTGCCACAATGCGGTCCATGGGAAGCTGTTTGCCGATCACTCCGGTAGATGCCACCAGCACGGAACTGACAGAAATGGAAAGGCAGTCTGCCGCTGCTTCTGCGGTTTCCATACAGTAACGAAGACCTTCTTCTCCTGTGCAGGCATTGGCGATTCCCGCATTAATAACCACTGCCTGGGCGTAAGAAGAATTTTCCACAACCACCTTATCCCATTTAACAGGCGCTGCTTTCACAACATTAGTGGTAAAAGTTCCCGCTGCCTTACAGGGTACTTCGCTGTATATCATTGCCATATCTTTTCTGTCCTTATACTTGATTCCTGCCGCCGTGGAAGCCGCCTTAAATCCTATTGCTGCCGTAACTCCTCCGTCGATATGCTTCATATCAATCTTCCTCCTTAGGTCCGGTGACCGTATAACCTGCGGCCTCCAGATGCATCAAAGCACTTTCATAATTTTCTTTTTTCACAAGAATATAATCCGTATTGAATGTGGATACTGCAAAGATTCCGATGCCGTGATCTGCCAGTATTGTTGATAGTTCAGATAAGATCCCAATCAGGGAAAAGTCCAGGATTCCTTCTATGCGGAATGCCATAAAACCGTCCTCCCTTTCTTCTGTATGACAGGGGACCAACGGAGTTTCACATACCAGTGACACTTCCTGGTCAGTCTTACCCAAAAACCAGAATCCTGATGTCATATCAAGCTTTGCCAAATCCGCCGAACGGGATAACTTGCATACGGAGAATTCTGCACAGATCCGTTTTAACTTCATATCCAATCTCCTTTTTTATTCAATAAAGTTTACCATATTGTCCCCATTTAAGGTGAATTCGTAATAATTGATGTCTTCCCGGAAGGTCCACCCACTCTTTTTCCAGAATTCATTGCCTAAAGCATTGGTCCGAAAAGCAATTAAATTTACCTTGCTGATCCCCTCAAGCTTCAGCCTTTCCAAGGCTTCCAGGGCCATCCTTTTTCCAACCCCGTTCTGCCGGTATTCCTCTGACACACAAACGTGATACATGCAGCCCCGCCGGCCGTCGTGGCCGCAGAGGATACATCCAATGATCCTTCCATCCGCTTCTGCAACCACGCTGGTGCCGGGGTTTCTTTTCATAAACCGTTCCACACCTTCCTTAGAATCGTCTAAGGCGCGGATCCCAAAGCCTTTAATTCCTGACCAGAGTTCATATACCTGGTCATAATCCTCCAATTTCATAGTGCGTATGGTCATAGTATTTTCCTTCATTTAAGCAT is a window of [Clostridium] saccharolyticum WM1 DNA encoding:
- a CDS encoding GNAT family N-acetyltransferase — translated: MTIRTMKLEDYDQVYELWSGIKGFGIRALDDSKEGVERFMKRNPGTSVVAEADGRIIGCILCGHDGRRGCMYHVCVSEEYRQNGVGKRMALEALERLKLEGISKVNLIAFRTNALGNEFWKKSGWTFREDINYYEFTLNGDNMVNFIE
- the argB gene encoding acetylglutamate kinase gives rise to the protein MELDHSIMEKAEVLIEALPYIQRFNRKTIVVKYGGSAMVDEELKKQVIQDVVLLKLVGFKPIIVHGGGKEISRWVEKSGMEPHFVNGLRVTDEPTMEIAEMVLNRVNKSLVQMVNELGVKAVGISGKDGMMLKCRKRYSNGEDIGFVGDITEVDPQIIYDLLEKDFLPIICPVGFDGNYETYNINADDAACAIATAMEAEKLAFLTDVEGVYKDFQDKESLISEMSMEEAQEFMESGMLGGGMLPKLQNCIDAMKQGVSRVHIMDGRIPHCLLLEIFTNRGIGTAIISAGEERFYHAK
- a CDS encoding aspartate aminotransferase family protein, which translates into the protein MRSKQEYIEKAESELYKTYNRFPVVFDHGDGVRLYDTDGVEYLDFGAGIAVMGLGYNDPEFNEALKAQVDKLLHTSNLFYNVPAVEAGELILKASGMDKVFFTNSGTEAVEGALKIARRYAYNKDSSHDHEIIAMKHSFHGRSFGALSVTGNDHYQEPFKPLLPGIKFADFNDLDSVKELVNDKTCAIIMETVQGEGGIYPAGEEFLKGVRALCDDHDMLLILDEIQCGMGRTGEMFAWQKYGVKPDVMTVAKALGNGVPVGAFLAAGKAGAAMSPGDHGTTYGGNPFVTAAACKVLELFEKRKIVDHVKEMGEYLTKKLNFLADRYPVITGRRGTGLIQGLEFSVPVASIVNQALIEQKLVLISAGANVIRFVPPLVIEKEHVDEMVKKLEEILKHHS
- a CDS encoding methyl-accepting chemotaxis protein, producing the protein MTNEKQKSIKNKVPFINSIQFKLILRSDGLVCIGLAIILLMLAVKISDKAFADFKENANNQLSIVENYINDFYNKLDENINMIATDPTIIKADDTITSYKKSKTKTDMTPSKNGGIEQEIFEVFNHYAKNHPETIYVYAATEGGGYVVWPESSINKEYDPTTREWYQDAIKANGKIIRTSPYIDTATNSLITSNAKTLTNSQGKVIGTIGIDVSQSVISEMLSKMKLGKTGFSMIVHNSGIIMADGNNATNNFKKLDETGINGIDKILTDKDLKIKIDNQEYVGLTRKVEGTDWILASFISEKELRESSKNVITSVVLIGICILIAVVLLMSLSIRDIIIPLKKLTVIVDDLSQGNLDTEINIKSKNEIGSLARSMEVLTTRLKTYIAYINEISQLLAQIGNGNLNLSFTQAYDGDFTKIKEALLQATDKLNNTLLECNSAADQVSNGSNQVSLGAQLLAEGTTEQASSTEELSATISEISQQIKRNAGNAQLANTEAISAGEEVKNSNGKMQEMIAAMNEINAKSAEISKIIKTIQDIAFQTNILALNAAVEAARAGEAGKGFAVVASEVRNLAQKSDEAAKNTTTLIEETIHAVENGANIADSTAQSMGNVVESFDKMIGLINEIAQASNEQALAVLQVTAGIDEISTVVQTNSASAEESAAASEELNSQAQLLKDYISQFKLKGLNF
- a CDS encoding PfkB family carbohydrate kinase, with the protein product MFFYYKHPFREERLMTIKEIARLAGVSISTVSKIVNNKDKNISPETRDRVLKIVKDYHYTPYSTVKNNPEAKTFMIGLLLMSMEKTGQMINGIITAAQKSGYSILIYDSMNRSENELKHITSLCKNHVDGVIWEPVNENSLEHKHYFEEQGIEVCRINCREDPFSCFIDFAGMGYAATEILIRHGHTKLGCLTKQNSLRSGMVVEGFKKCLFNHSIPFNSSMILPLESEDWYNGILTHTPTGIISTHYTSALILMEHMAKLKIQVPSDLSLISLRDDGRETIAFPGISSIRIPYYEFGTFVCKRLIETCEKREEESSAFQVDFPLENTQSLGLPFTSNGKKIVVVGSVNIDVTLNVDELPQPGRTVCTSRHSVIPGGKGANQAVGAAKLGNEVSLIGKVGSDYDSNLIYTCMEENRVDVMGLKRDAHAETGKAYIHVQDDGESMITILTGANQKLRPEDIVFHERAFEHSGYCLLQTEVPEDAIETAAGLAKKYGAKNILKPAAMKSIRPSLMKLIDIFVPNRKEAELLCPTIPDVEGKAAEFIKQGAKTVIITLGHSGCYIKDPSFKGYLPASPFPPVDTTGAADAFIAALAAYLSSGYSMEASARIAAYAAGFCVSRQGVIPSLIDRNSLETYINRIEPELMKQ
- a CDS encoding ACT domain-containing protein, whose amino-acid sequence is MKLKRICAEFSVCKLSRSADLAKLDMTSGFWFLGKTDQEVSLVCETPLVPCHTEEREDGFMAFRIEGILDFSLIGILSELSTILADHGIGIFAVSTFNTDYILVKKENYESALMHLEAAGYTVTGPKEED
- the argJ gene encoding bifunctional glutamate N-acetyltransferase/amino-acid acetyltransferase ArgJ — its product is MKHIDGGVTAAIGFKAASTAAGIKYKDRKDMAMIYSEVPCKAAGTFTTNVVKAAPVKWDKVVVENSSYAQAVVINAGIANACTGEEGLRYCMETAEAAADCLSISVSSVLVASTGVIGKQLPMDRIVAGVKAMAPALKGSQESGTAAAMAIMTTDTVKKEVAVQFEAGGKTVTIGGMCKGSGMIHPDMCTMLSFVTTDAAISKELLQEALREDIKDTYNMISVDGDTSTNDTVLLLANGMAGNEEIRTKNEDYKAFCKALNFINETLAKKMAGDGEGCTALFEVKIVGAETKEQAVTLSKSVITSSLTKAAIFGHDANWGRILCAMGYSGAMFDPEKVDLYFESAAGKLKIIENGVALPYSEEEATKILSEPEVTATADIKMGEAAATAWGCDLTFDYVKINADYRS